The genomic window TTATTCATCGTCAGATACACGCTTCAAGGATTGGGCAATCAAAAGGCCCCAACCATTGCTGGTATTGCAGAATTGATCATGAGAGTCTTTGCTAGTGTCGTACTCATTAAATCCTTCGGTTTCTTAGGTGCAGCAATGGCTAACCCATTAGCTTGGATCGGTTCGACTTTAGTCTTAATCGGAACTTGGAATTTAACGATGCGGGAATTACGCAAGAAGAGAAATCTTTTGCACGACCGTGTTGAAGAAATCCAGCAAGAACAGTAAAAACACTATATCGACTTTGAGCCTCGCTCATTGGTCAATATGGTGTTTTTGTTTACAATCTTTTATTAGCTTCAATAATTGAATCTTCAGCAACGGCACATTTTCCGATGTAGTTGAAAAATGCATGACCCATACCGCCGTATCTAATGAAGGTCACATCTCCTCCGGCTGTACCAACTTGTTCAGCCAACGCTTCGTCTTGAAGTCTGAATGGATCAAACTCGCCGACAATAACGGTGAGATTTTTGAAATTAGTTGGATCTGCATGCAGTGGCGAAATAATTGGCGACGTTAGATCAAAGCTTTTTCCATCGGTGTAAAACTGCGTCATCAACCGATCCAATTGTTTGAACGTCCGATAATTACTGTGAAGATACTTTCTTTCATTTGGAGCTATCGAGATCTTTTTATCATCCCACAATGGTCCATTATGATTGGAACCATGAATGATCGTTGGGTAAAACAGCACGTGATCATCAATTTGACAAATCCCCAGCTGATTAGCTAATTGACTGACACCTAAAGCAATCGAGGCGCCAGCAGAATCACCAGAAATTTGTACTTCAGAATGGTCTTTAGCAATCAGTGAAACCACCGACAAGCAATCAAATATCGCTGAAGGATAAGGATGTTCTGGCGCCAATCCATAATCAATACTATAAATCGTACCAGCATACATCGTGGCAAGATATTTCAACGGGATCAATGTATCTGACACCGCACCACCAAAATAAGCTCCACCATGTACATAGATTAAAGCTTTATTTTCACGAGGCAAGCGATGGTTAGAAATCTTTAAATAAGGAACCTCTCGTCCCATTTCATAAGACATCAAACTATCTACTACTACCCCATCGTAATTGGCTTTAGGGATAATTTCTGGAGCTCCTCCTTGCCGTAATTCGGTCAAATTGCGAGATAATGGTTGATTCAATGGCTTGTTGGCCATATGTTTCATCACTTCCGGATCGTAGGTATGGGCATCCAGTCTATCCTTAATGATCGTTTTGACACCTTTAATATGAGGAATGTCTACCGGCCCAATTTGTTCAAGTCGATGAAGTTCAATTGCATAATCGTTGGCAAGCATGATCAGGTCTCCTTTTCATAGATCGTTCTCATTGCGTTTTGCATTTTCTGACTGATTTTATTATAAGATATTGAATTTAATATGCTTGTTAACAATTTAAAAATTATTTTATAAAATATGAAAAAAGCACTCCCTGCAATATTTTCACAGAGAGTGCTTTGACAATTAAATTTCAAGATTTTTATTTCTGATGGACTTATCGATTTTTCGAATAATGATCACTAAGATAATTGCTAATATCAAAATGATCAGTGCGGTTATATAAGAAAAACTCATCCCACTCAAAAACCAGTCTGGATTGTTCTTCGGATAGTAATTGACCGTCCGATGAGCCTTTAAACTCATTCCATAATACAAACTAGTTGTTGCCAGACTGACTCCTAATCCCATACCGATATTTCTAAATAAGGCAGTTAAACTACCTGCCACGCCTTGATATTCCTGTGGCGCATAACCCATGATCATCGGATTATTTTGGAATCCTCCGTTACCGACTCCTAGCAGCGAGATCATCAATGTAAATATGATCAAGTTCACATTTGCCGATATTTTGATCAAAAATACCAACGGGATCAAATACACTAACAAATTCCATAATGAAACGATAGTCGCATTATACTTATCGGTAAAATATCCGGCTATTGGTGCAGCGATAACGTTGGCTAATGGGATTGCCATCATGATCAATCCCGTCAGTGAAGTGCTCAAGTTACGGAAATTAGTTAAATAAAACGGCATGATAACATTGGCATAATATCCAACTGAAAAGACTAACAAGGCACTGACTAAACTCAGCGTCAGTCGAGGAATCTTGAAAATCGTAAGATCAATCAACGGATCTGAAACTCTTTTTTCAGTATAAATAAAGATGACCCACAAGATGACGCTGACAACAAAGATTGTGATGACCTTAGGATTGCTGAATCCAATATCTTGTCCCCAGAAAATACTGATGAAAAATGTGGCGATGGCAATCGCATATACCGTCACTCCGATCCAATCATACTTGATTGGCTCATGACTACGTTTAATGTCTCTTGGAAACATAAACCGACCGTAAATGTAGACGATAATACCGATGGGAATGTTGATGATAAAGATCCAATGCCAAGAAAGGACACTCAATATCAATCCACCTAATCCAGGTCCAGAAATATTCCCTAGTTGGGCGATGATACTATTGATCCCGTAGGCTCGTCCACGCAAGTGCATCGGAAAGATCATTGCGATTATCCCAATGTTTGTCGCCATACTCATACTGGCGCCAATTGCTTGGACGATTCGACCAAACAGCAAAATTGGCAACGTCGGACTCAAGGCACAGATCAGTGAACCAATCGTGAAAAAAATCGTCCCAGTCTGAAAAATTTTGATGTAGCCAATTTGATCAGCCATCCTGCCCCAAAACAATAACAGCATACAGATCAAGATCAGATAAACGGAGGTGACCCACTCCGCTCGATTCATTGGTATATTTAGATCCTTAGTTAAATTAGGAATCGCAATACTGACAATACTGGCATCTAGCAACTGCATAAATGACATAAAACTGGTGGCAAACAAAGTTAGCCAAATGTGTTTTTCCCTCAAAATAAAAATACAAATCCTTCCCAAATTAATTCATATAGTTATTTTATTACTTTTTCAATTCAAAAAGAGAAAAAGACGTTCTAAATTACTGAAATTACGTAATCTAGAACGCCTTTTTTAATAAGTTCATTTTTATTTGTCGAGCAAATTATGCTTAACCAAATAATCATGAGCAACTGTCTTAGCTTTTTTATGCTGGAAAGTTACTTGATAATTCATCTTCTGCATGTCTTCAGTTGTAATCTTGCCACTCAATTTATCTAGTGACTTCTTCAAGCCAGGATGTTCATCTATAGCTTTGCTTCTGACCAATGGTGCACCTTGGTAAGGTGGAAAGAAGTGCTTGTCATCTTGTAAGACAACTAGATGATACTTTTGAATTTGTGGATCAGTCGTGTATCCATCAACGGTATTCACCTTACCTGAGGCGATTGCCTTGTAACGGATACTTGGCTGCATTGTGTTGGTGGACCCAAATTTCAAATTATAAGTCTTCTTGATACCGGGATATCCATCCTTTTGGTTATAAAAATCAATATCGAACCCGGCTTTGACTTGGTCTTCAACATTCTGAAGGTCAGAAATAGTCTTTAAATTATACTTATCAGCAAATGACTTCGAAACCACTAATGCATAGCCGTTTTGATATTCCATTGGCGACAAATAATCCAGATTATCTTGTTTTTTCAACATTTGTTTTCCTTGTCGATAAATCTTTGTCGGATTCTTGCCATAATTATTAGCTTTGACCAGAGTCTCCATCACTGTTCCAGTAAACTCTGGATATACATCAATTTGACCGGCCTTTAGAGCTTTGTATAAAAAGTTGGTTGTCCCAAAGTTAGGTTTCAATTCGACTTTTTGCTTAGGATTATCCTGTTGGATCAAGTCCTTATACATGTTGATCAAAATTTCAGGTTCACTGCCCATTTTTCCGGCAATCGTAATTGTCGAAGGCGTCTTATTGACAGTTGAATAAATTCCCCAACCACCAAACAAAACGATCAATGTCAAAAATACAGCCATGATTTTCTTGAACGATAGTTTACCAATAAAACGGATCAAAGCTGAAAATACTAATGCCAAAGCGGCTGATAAAACAGCGCCAATAATTAACAGTGCATTGTTGTTAGTCTCGATACCTAACAAAATATAAGTACCTAGACCACCAGCACCAATCAGAGCTGCTAAAGTAGCAGTACCAATGATCATGACCATAGCGATTCTTAATCCGGACACGATCAGTGGCATTGCCAACGGGAGCTCGATTCGAGTTAGTTTATGAAATTTCGACAGTCCAAAGGCACTGGCTGCTTCTTCTAGACTTGGATCAATTGAGGTAAATCCAGTATAGGTGTTTTGAAAAATCGGCATCACTGCGTAAACGACTAAAGCAATGACCGCCGGAACCGTTCCGATACCAACTAATGGGATCAAAATTCCCAACAATGCCAAACTAGGGATTGTTTGCATAATACTGGTTATTTGTAAAACAACTTCAGCTACTTTAGTGTATCTTCTGAGTAATATTGCTGACGGAATTGCGATCACCGCTGCAATCAGCAATGAAATCAGAGAAATATTTAAATGCTGAACTAGTGAATTGAGAATATCTTGGTGTTGCGTTTGAAGAATATTAACTAAATTATTCACGAGCGGCCTCCTTATTCTCGATGAAATCTAAAACGTCATCTAAGACCAGCTCATAGGTATCATCGTGGAATTCGACAATGCCCCTTTTTCCAGTCCTTAGAATCGAGAGTAATTTCGGTATCTCACAGTCAAAACTGATTTTTTCAGCATTATTATCTGTCGACACCTTGTGACCGTATCCTTGAATAATTATCTTACCTGCTGTTGCAACTTCAGTTTCTTGCTCACCCTTGAAAAATGATTCGACAAAATCATTCGCAGGTTTATTCATGATTTCTTCTTGCGTACCCACTTGTTGGATGACGCCATCTTTTAGGATGGCGATTCTTGAACCTAGTCGCAGTGCTTCACGCATATCGTGAGTCACAAATACGATTGTTAGATTGTAATCTGCATTAGCATGCAAATCCAAAACGATATCCTGCAATTGCTTTCTGGATAGTGGATCCAATGCACTAAATGCTTCATCCATCAAAATAATGTTGGGATTGGTCGCGATTGCTCTGATGATACCGACACGTTGCTGTTCACCACCGGATAACTCATCTGGCATCCGGGTCGCATATAAGTCAGGATCCAGTCCAACTTTTTCCAGTAATTCACGGGCTCTGGCTCGACGTTGTTCACGAGGAACTTTCAACTCTTCCAACTGAATCGCAATATTTTCTTGAATATTTAAGTTTGGGAACAATGCAATGTTCTGCAGAACATAGCCCATTCCTAGACGTAATTGTTGCAAGTCATAATCATTGATGTCTTTGCCATCGATCTTAATGGTCCCTGATGTGGGCTTGATCAATTGGTTGATCATCTTGACCGACGTGGTCTTCCCGCTTCCACTTGGACCGACTAAGACAAAAAGTTCACCTGCATTAATGGTTAAATTTAAGTCTTTGATGACAGTTAAATCACCATACGACTTAGTAATATCCTCAAATTCAATCATGATATTTCCCCTCAGAAAAATACTAATAATATTCCTCATCTGTATTAATATCCTAATACTAACATAGCAGAAAATTATTCCTCTCCGTGATGCTCGGATTTTGATAAAAAAAGACATGAGGGATAATCCCGTCATGTCATGGTATTTTTATCTAAATACTGGTTTGCTATTACGATATTGAATATCCTCAACGCCGTCTAGAACGTTGGCATATCTTGCGGCAGCGAAGAAATAGTCTGAAAGACGATTGATAAATTTCAAGACATAATCATTGATTGGTTCGTCTTGAATCAATGAGACAATTTGGCGCTCCGCTCTTCTAGTCACTGTTCTCGCATAGTGCAATGAAGAAGCCGTCTTTGAGCCACCAGGCAAAATAAACTTTTGGGTCTTAGGAACTTTTTCAGTGTATTCGTCGATCTTCTTTTCTAACCAATCAACGTACTTGTGGTCCTCAGTAAAAATGAATTCGTGCTTAGTATCATTTTGAGAAATAGCTAAATCCGTTCCACAGTCAAATAACAATTGTTGGATTTCTGTTAATTCGTCGTTAAAAACTTTAGTCTTATCGGATAAGTTTGCGATAACCACGCCAACTAATGAGTTGAGTTCATCAACTGAACCATAAGCTGTAACTCTTTTGTCAGACTTATACATCACATCATTACCGATAATTCTGGTCTTACCTTTGTCACCAGTTCTAGTATATATTTTCATAATTTCCCTCTCAAATTTGAATTTTTGTGGAAATATCCTTTGCAACTTTTGCAATGTTCATAATATCATACTCGTCTGGTTCTAACTCAATTTTTAAACAATCCGTTCCAATCTGGGCTCCGGTTTTTTCAAACTGCTTGGCAAACTTATCAACGGCAACATTGTAATATTCGCCATAATAAGTATCACCAGAACCTAAGACTGTGTAGTACTTACCGGTCAGATCAACATCGGCTAGGTCTTCATAAAAATCCATACCTTCTTCTGGAAGTGCTCCCTCGTCATAGGTGTAGACGCAAACAAAGCAGAGATCATAATCCTCAAAGTCATTCGGATCTGTCTGGCTCATTTCGGTTTCAACGACTTCTATACCTAATTTATCCAATTGATCAGCTAAAATATCCGCTAACATTTGATTGTTGCCAGTAATAGTTGCGTAAACGATCAAAGCTTTCGCCATGGTATCAATTCTCCCTCGTCATTTTTAAAACAGTCTGTTTCAAGACATTTCTAGGATGTGCTGGTGACCAAGCGTCAAATCCTAATTCGTTCATCGTCCGTTGCGTCGACATCCCCAACGTATAATATTTTGCGGACATAAATTGACTGGGCAACAATTCTTCAATAGCTTCAAAACGATAAAATGCCGATGGACTAGTAATCAACACCTTAGTAAAATCAGCATCGCCAATTTTTTTAATTGCACGGTCTTGGTCCTCTTTAGTCCAGACATTTTGATACGCATCAATATTAGTTACCTTAGCTCTCAGTGGTAAGTCAGGCGCTAAATTACCTTTTAAAAAGACGATATTACCTTGGTTAGCAAATTCTTCGTCTAATTTTTTCACCAAAGACTCGCGATTCTCGACCTCTGAAACGATCACATTTGTAAATTTGAAACTTCTTAATAATGCGGCAGCTTTGTGACTGATCACCGCAACTTGTTTATCAGTCGATACATCAGATTTAACTAAGGCTTGAATTGCCAGCATACTAGTTACGACTAAACAATCGCTATTAGCGATGACTTCATACTGTCGCTTGGTCCATTGATTATACTCAATTCGCTTCAATGGCAAAAAAAGCGGACTCCATTTTTGAAGGCCCGCTAACATTTCGTCGTTAAATTTGTCTTGTGGATAAGTAATTAGAATAGCCATTTGATCATCCCACATTTCTTTTAACTAGTTTAAAATTTTGTTTTGAATCGCCGGAAAATTCTGTGTAGCACCCGGCATCAAAGTGAATATCCCAAAATTCATGGGTGTCATTTAGCAGATATTGGTCAATTATTCTGAGTGCACCTAAATGAGCTACTACTAGGATATTTTGATAATTATTTTTTTGACCATCAGAAATTATTTGATTGATTGTGCGTTTGACGTGGTCTGAAAATTGATAAAAATCTTCAGCTTCTGGTGGCACATATTCAAATGGTTGATTTAACCAAAGCTGCCACTCTTTTGGATAACTAGCTTCGATCTCGTCTGCATCCAGTCCCTCCCACTTGCCGAAGCCCTTCTCATTCAATCCTGGTAGTTTGACAATCGGAGTATCAGGATTTAAACAAGGTTTCAAAGTTTGGTAAGTCCTAATTAGACCACTGCAATAGCCAACATCAAATTGCCAATTATTCTTGCGCAAGGTATTGGCTAAATGATGAGCCTGCCGAATGCCCTTGTCGTCCAAACTGACGTCTGACAAACCATAGAACTTCTTTTGTAAATTCCACTCAGTCTCTCCGTGCCTAGCAAAAACTAATCTCATAGTTTTACCACTGCAGCATATGCAATCATAAAGATCACTTGGCAGATACTGGCGTAGGCGCCTAAGGTATCTCCAGTGAATCCACCTAATTGCTTGTTGATCCAATGTTTATACACAAAGACAAACAAGGCAGCAACGATATATCCAACTAAGCCTTTCCAGCCTAAACCGAGAAAAATCACAATGATTGCCAATAATTGACTAACAGCTGCACGCCAAGGTGCAATCTGTCCCCAACTTTTGAGCAATCCCTTCTCTTTTTCAGAGTTAGAAATTCTTAGAAAAATCAGCGATATTCCGGTTTTGGTATTCATGATGGTTATGGCAGCTAAAAAGACATTGGTCATGATGCTGAGATGGCCACTGATAAAGTAGGTCAAACCAATCATTAATAAATAGTAATAGATCAGTGCTAAAGCACCCATCGTACCTGATCGGCTATCCTTCATGATCTCGTACATTTTTTCTTTGTTACGAGAACTGAACATCCCATCAGCAGTATCTGCCAGAGCATCTAAATGAAAACCACCAGTGATCATGCCATCGATGACTAACAAGAAGATCCAGCACAGCCAAGTTGGAAATACAAAACTCAGTCCCCAAAAGCAGAGTGCTTCAATTGCACCAAGGATCAAACCAAATAAAGTTAAATATTGAATTCCCTTATTAAATTTTTCTTGAGGCTCGTCGATTGGAATAGGAATCGGTACCCTGGTAAAAAATTGTCCATACAATATCAATGACGTTATCAAAATATTACCTCTACTTTATTTTTTGTGGCAGACCGCTGATCACAAACCAGACCTCATCGCTCTTACTGGCAATCAGCTTATTGACTGAACCATAGATGTCACGCAAGATCCGCGTCAATTTAGTTGCGGGAACGATTCCAAGACCCACCTCATTAGTCACGATAACTAAGGTCTTGTGGCGACGACTGTTGACCTCAATAATATTGATCCACTGTTGCAAAATATAGCTAGTCGCTTCATCGATCTGGTCTTGATTCATTTGATTGATATAGGCATCGAAGTTAAATTTATTTCCCTTAGCTTCGTTGACCCAATCAAAAAATAAATTAGTGATCATATTGGTGGCATCGTCGAGTAGAAACTGAGTAGTAGCTGATTGGTCCATAAATTTAGCGATACTGTCATAGCGTTCTTCAGTTGTCCAATGTTTAGAACGGCGTGCACGGTGTTTGTTGATCCGGTTGGACATTTCAGCATCGCTTAAATTGACCATGCCAGTAGCAATGTAACAAACTTGATCTTCACGACTGTATAAATTTTCAGCGTACTCTGATTTCCCGCTTCTGGCACCGCCGGTAACCATGATTAAATGTTCCATATTATTTCCTCAATCGAGCAATCTGTTTTAATTCTGGATGATTTTTAGAAAAGTCATCAGCGTCATTATTTGCAACTGCGACCAATAAAACTGTCGAAGGACCAGCAGTCTTATTAATTTGTGATTGGTCAATTCCATTTGCCAATTCAAGTTTCAAGTCATCGCTATTAGCTAAAACTCCTAGCTCATATCCAACTCCTTTAGATCCAACCGGAATCATGTCAACGACAGCTTTTTCACGGCGTAGATCAATTGCTTGTTTGACTTTAAAAATATTATCCAAATTAGCCAAAACTTCGTTTCCCATTAAAGGTACTCCCAGTTGAAAAACTGCTAGATCCTGAGTGTTTTCAAAAGATTTGTGAGCAGCACGACCAATCACAGTCACGCTGACAGTCGTCATCTGAATATCCAAATTGTCCTCAGTACTGCCATTGATCGATAAATCAGGATAACCCATTTCGACCAAATCTTGTTTCATCTGGTCAATGACTTTAATACCGGTCGGATCATACTCGACACTCAAAGTATTGATCACATTGATTGGCGTTGCTCCATAAGAAATTAGCTCAAGCATTGCCGTTCGTAATGTAAACGAGACTGATATCTCTGGCGAGCATTTAACAATGTCCAATTCACGGTCTCCAAATCCAGCACTGATATCGCAACTAACAACTAGATCTTCTTGTTTATTAATTGGCGTGATCGTTAAATCACGATATTGATGACTGCCTGCTTGCATAATTGCTCCTTATTTTTCAACATTTGCAAATGCATCGCTGAAGACTTCGATTGTCTTGTCGATATCTGCATCAGTATGTTTAGTTGAAATAAAACTAGTTTCATATGGTGATGGTGCTAAGTAAATACCACGTTTGATGACATATTGGAAGAAACGACTGAAGTAATCCTTGTCTGATTTTTGAACGTCGGCAAAGTTTTCTACTGGCCCTTCATTAAAGAAGTATCCCCACATAGTGCCACGGTGACGAATTGTAAATGGTACGCCATTTTTATCAGCTGCAGCTTTAAGAGCCTTGCAGAGACGATCCAACTTAGCATCCATATCAGCATATTTGTCAGCATTTAATTGCTCTAGTGTCTTGATACCAGCCATCATAGCTAATGGATTCCCTGATAAAGTACCTGCGTGATAAACCTTTCCATCTGGCGTGATGTTTCTCATGATCTCTTCGCGTCCACCAAATGTACCAACTGGAAGACCGCCACCGATAACCTTACCCAAGGTAGTCAAGTCAGGATGAATTCCGTACAAGTGCTGTGCACCATTCATGTCGCATCTAAATCCACTCATAACTTCATCAAAAATCAAGACTGAACCATGTTCTTCAGTAACCTTACGCAAAGTCTTCAAGAATGACTCTTTAGCGGGAACAAAGCCCATGTTACCTGCTACAGGTTCAACGATAACTCCGGCAATTTCATCGCCACGACGTTTGAATAAATCGATTACAGCTTCTTCATCGTTATATGGAACAGTCAATGTTTCAAGAGCCACATTTCTAGGAACGCCTGGAGAAGTATTGATATCAAAAGTAGCCAAGCCTGAACCAGCATCAACTAGCAATGAGTCTGAATGACCGTGGTAGCAGCCAATAAACTTAACGATCTTGTCACGCTTCGTGTATCCACGTGCTAATCTAACTGCACTCATCGTTGCTTCAGTACCTGAAGAAACCATTCTCATCAATTCCATTGATGGTACGAATTGTTGAACTAATTCAGCAATTCTGTTTTCAAGCAAAGTTGGAGCACCAAAACTAGTACCCTTATCGATTGTATCTTTTAAGGCTTCAATAACGACATCGTCAGCGTGACCTAAAATAAGTGGTCCCCATGACAAAACGTAATCAATGTACGAGTTTCCATCCACATCGTATAAGTTTTGATTCTTGCCTCGTTCAATAAAGATTGGTGACATGTTGACATTTTTGTATGCACGAACTGGACTGTTAACTCCACCTGGCATTAATTTGACGGCTTCTTTATAAGCTGCAATTGATTGTTCGAAACTTCTCATTATTATCCCCCAGTGATTACTTTTGATTGTCTAAATAGTTAGCAAAGTCTTTTGCAAAATAAGTGATGATCAAATCAGCACCTGCACGCTTCATGCTCGTTAGTGTTTCATAAACGACACTTTGTTCATCAATCCAACCATTTTGTGCGGCTGCCTTGATCATTGAATATTCTCCAGAAACGTTATACGCAACTAAAGGCAATTTCGTATGGTCCTTAACTTCTCGCATGACGTCTAAGAATGCCATTGAAGGCTTGACCATGACAAAGTCTGCACCCTCGTTTTCATCACTAATAGTTTCTCTCATGGCATCCAAACGATTAGCAGGATCCATTTGGTAAGTCTTACGGTCGCCAAACTTAGGTGATGAATTAGCTGCATCACGGAATGGACCATAAAAACTTGATGCGTATTTAACCGCATAGGACATGATCGGAACATTGACCAAATCATTCTTATCTAATCCTTCACGAATAGCAGCAACGTATCCATCCATGGCATTTGAAGGAGCGATAATGTCGGCTCCTGCTTTAGCTTGAGAAACGGCCGT from Companilactobacillus sp. includes these protein-coding regions:
- a CDS encoding alpha/beta hydrolase fold domain-containing protein, giving the protein MLANDYAIELHRLEQIGPVDIPHIKGVKTIIKDRLDAHTYDPEVMKHMANKPLNQPLSRNLTELRQGGAPEIIPKANYDGVVVDSLMSYEMGREVPYLKISNHRLPRENKALIYVHGGAYFGGAVSDTLIPLKYLATMYAGTIYSIDYGLAPEHPYPSAIFDCLSVVSLIAKDHSEVQISGDSAGASIALGVSQLANQLGICQIDDHVLFYPTIIHGSNHNGPLWDDKKISIAPNERKYLHSNYRTFKQLDRLMTQFYTDGKSFDLTSPIISPLHADPTNFKNLTVIVGEFDPFRLQDEALAEQVGTAGGDVTFIRYGGMGHAFFNYIGKCAVAEDSIIEANKRL
- a CDS encoding MFS transporter, with protein sequence MREKHIWLTLFATSFMSFMQLLDASIVSIAIPNLTKDLNIPMNRAEWVTSVYLILICMLLLFWGRMADQIGYIKIFQTGTIFFTIGSLICALSPTLPILLFGRIVQAIGASMSMATNIGIIAMIFPMHLRGRAYGINSIIAQLGNISGPGLGGLILSVLSWHWIFIINIPIGIIVYIYGRFMFPRDIKRSHEPIKYDWIGVTVYAIAIATFFISIFWGQDIGFSNPKVITIFVVSVILWVIFIYTEKRVSDPLIDLTIFKIPRLTLSLVSALLVFSVGYYANVIMPFYLTNFRNLSTSLTGLIMMAIPLANVIAAPIAGYFTDKYNATIVSLWNLLVYLIPLVFLIKISANVNLIIFTLMISLLGVGNGGFQNNPMIMGYAPQEYQGVAGSLTALFRNIGMGLGVSLATTSLYYGMSLKAHRTVNYYPKNNPDWFLSGMSFSYITALIILILAIILVIIIRKIDKSIRNKNLEI
- a CDS encoding ABC transporter permease/substrate-binding protein — protein: MNNLVNILQTQHQDILNSLVQHLNISLISLLIAAVIAIPSAILLRRYTKVAEVVLQITSIMQTIPSLALLGILIPLVGIGTVPAVIALVVYAVMPIFQNTYTGFTSIDPSLEEAASAFGLSKFHKLTRIELPLAMPLIVSGLRIAMVMIIGTATLAALIGAGGLGTYILLGIETNNNALLIIGAVLSAALALVFSALIRFIGKLSFKKIMAVFLTLIVLFGGWGIYSTVNKTPSTITIAGKMGSEPEILINMYKDLIQQDNPKQKVELKPNFGTTNFLYKALKAGQIDVYPEFTGTVMETLVKANNYGKNPTKIYRQGKQMLKKQDNLDYLSPMEYQNGYALVVSKSFADKYNLKTISDLQNVEDQVKAGFDIDFYNQKDGYPGIKKTYNLKFGSTNTMQPSIRYKAIASGKVNTVDGYTTDPQIQKYHLVVLQDDKHFFPPYQGAPLVRSKAIDEHPGLKKSLDKLSGKITTEDMQKMNYQVTFQHKKAKTVAHDYLVKHNLLDK
- a CDS encoding ATP-binding cassette domain-containing protein; translation: MIEFEDITKSYGDLTVIKDLNLTINAGELFVLVGPSGSGKTTSVKMINQLIKPTSGTIKIDGKDINDYDLQQLRLGMGYVLQNIALFPNLNIQENIAIQLEELKVPREQRRARARELLEKVGLDPDLYATRMPDELSGGEQQRVGIIRAIATNPNIILMDEAFSALDPLSRKQLQDIVLDLHANADYNLTIVFVTHDMREALRLGSRIAILKDGVIQQVGTQEEIMNKPANDFVESFFKGEQETEVATAGKIIIQGYGHKVSTDNNAEKISFDCEIPKLLSILRTGKRGIVEFHDDTYELVLDDVLDFIENKEAARE
- a CDS encoding cob(I)yrinic acid a,c-diamide adenosyltransferase, coding for MKIYTRTGDKGKTRIIGNDVMYKSDKRVTAYGSVDELNSLVGVVIANLSDKTKVFNDELTEIQQLLFDCGTDLAISQNDTKHEFIFTEDHKYVDWLEKKIDEYTEKVPKTQKFILPGGSKTASSLHYARTVTRRAERQIVSLIQDEPINDYVLKFINRLSDYFFAAARYANVLDGVEDIQYRNSKPVFR
- a CDS encoding flavodoxin, whose amino-acid sequence is MAKALIVYATITGNNQMLADILADQLDKLGIEVVETEMSQTDPNDFEDYDLCFVCVYTYDEGALPEEGMDFYEDLADVDLTGKYYTVLGSGDTYYGEYYNVAVDKFAKQFEKTGAQIGTDCLKIELEPDEYDIMNIAKVAKDISTKIQI
- a CDS encoding uroporphyrinogen-III synthase, which gives rise to MAILITYPQDKFNDEMLAGLQKWSPLFLPLKRIEYNQWTKRQYEVIANSDCLVVTSMLAIQALVKSDVSTDKQVAVISHKAAALLRSFKFTNVIVSEVENRESLVKKLDEEFANQGNIVFLKGNLAPDLPLRAKVTNIDAYQNVWTKEDQDRAIKKIGDADFTKVLITSPSAFYRFEAIEELLPSQFMSAKYYTLGMSTQRTMNELGFDAWSPAHPRNVLKQTVLKMTREN
- a CDS encoding histidine phosphatase family protein, which codes for MRLVFARHGETEWNLQKKFYGLSDVSLDDKGIRQAHHLANTLRKNNWQFDVGYCSGLIRTYQTLKPCLNPDTPIVKLPGLNEKGFGKWEGLDADEIEASYPKEWQLWLNQPFEYVPPEAEDFYQFSDHVKRTINQIISDGQKNNYQNILVVAHLGALRIIDQYLLNDTHEFWDIHFDAGCYTEFSGDSKQNFKLVKRNVG
- the cobS gene encoding adenosylcobinamide-GDP ribazoletransferase codes for the protein MITSLILYGQFFTRVPIPIPIDEPQEKFNKGIQYLTLFGLILGAIEALCFWGLSFVFPTWLCWIFLLVIDGMITGGFHLDALADTADGMFSSRNKEKMYEIMKDSRSGTMGALALIYYYLLMIGLTYFISGHLSIMTNVFLAAITIMNTKTGISLIFLRISNSEKEKGLLKSWGQIAPWRAAVSQLLAIIVIFLGLGWKGLVGYIVAALFVFVYKHWINKQLGGFTGDTLGAYASICQVIFMIAYAAVVKL
- the cobU gene encoding bifunctional adenosylcobinamide kinase/adenosylcobinamide-phosphate guanylyltransferase yields the protein MEHLIMVTGGARSGKSEYAENLYSREDQVCYIATGMVNLSDAEMSNRINKHRARRSKHWTTEERYDSIAKFMDQSATTQFLLDDATNMITNLFFDWVNEAKGNKFNFDAYINQMNQDQIDEATSYILQQWINIIEVNSRRHKTLVIVTNEVGLGIVPATKLTRILRDIYGSVNKLIASKSDEVWFVISGLPQKIK